The Bryobacteraceae bacterium genomic sequence TACGCGGGATTCGTGGCGGCCGGCAGCCAGTTGTTCCTCGTGAAGGACAGCGGCCCCAGCGCCGGACTCATCGGACCCCTCACGGCCGGCGGATCCATCGCCAACAGCCAATGCCGCGTCAGCGCCCTTTCTTCCTCGGTCTCTGGAACTGATCTCACCGTGAACATGACGGTGGAGTTCCTGGGTACGTTCAAAGGCCCGAAACTCGTCTACACCGCCGCCCAACGAATCGTCGGAAGCGGAGTCGCGGAAAACACCGGGTGGCGCCCGATGAGCCTCTGGACAATCCCCTGACCGGACCTGTCACGGCCTAACCTCTCCATTCCCACTCACGCCGCCGACTCCAACGGCGTGCTACTCTCTTACTAATTCCGTGACCAAAGCCCTACTCGCAGTTACTATATTGGGCTCCGCGACTCATGCCCAAGAGCCGCCTGAACTTGGCCCGCCTCCGGCCTTCGATCCCGCTCCGAAGTCAACGGCCCGTTCCGCCGTGTCTCAGCCGCCACCCCAAGCAGCCGGATGGACCGATTCCAGTGACCGCGCCCTGGTGCAAACGTTGTATCGCAACGTCATCGAACCGACCGAGCGCATTCCGCTCGCCTGGACTGGAACGCTTGGCTCGTGCGACCCCGGCGCGACGTCCCAAGCCTACCGCGACGCCGTGTTCCAGCGCATCAACTGGTTCCGAGGCATGGCAGGCGTGCCTGCCGGAATCGTATCGGAAGATACAAACACATCCAAGGCCGCCAAGGCCGCCTTGATGATGAGCGCCAACGGTCAACTGAACCACTTTCCACCGTCCAATTGGACGTGCTACTCCGGCGAAGGGGCGGAGGCCGCCGGAAAATCGAACCTCTGCTTCCGGCCGGAACCGATCGACACCGGCTGCGTCGCCGGCTACATGCGCGATTGGGGTGGCACGAATGCCCCGGTCGGGCATCGTCGCTGGATTCTCTACCCGCAATCGCAATCCATGTCCACCGGCGACGTCGACGCCACCGGAGGCGCCTACCCGGCGAATGCATTGTGGGTAGTGCCCGCGGTTTCCTTGCCGCGCCCCGCCACTCGCGATCCCTTCGTCGCCTGGCCGCCCAAAGGGTTCGTTCCCTATCAAACCGTCTATCCCCGCTGGTCTTTCTCACTCACTGGAGCCGACTTCGCCAGCGCCGCGGTCAGCATGTTCCGCGGGGCCTCCCCGGTACCAGCCAACATCGAACATCGGGGCGGGCCCTACGGAGAGAGCACTCTCGTCTGGGCCGCGAACAACCTGAATCCCACGGATTACGCCGTCAACTGGCCAAAGCCGCAGGGCGAGGAGACGATCCACGTCACCATCTCGAACGTGGTCGTCAACGGAACCCCTCAATCCTTCGACTACGACGTGGTCATCTTCGACCCTGGCAGCGGCGGCTGCGCGTTCCAACTGGGCCCTCCCTCACCCCTCGCCGCTCCTGCCACGGGCCTCGCCTCGCACACAGTCTCGGTGACGACCCAGTCAGGCTGCGAATGGTTCGCCGCGACGTCCGCATCCTGGATCAGTCTCACCGGCCCCACCGCCGGCAGCGGCCCCGGGTCCGTCAAATTCGCGATCGCGTCCAACCCCACCACGACGGCCCGATCGGGAAGCGTCCAAATAGCTGGCATCGCCTACGTTGTGAACCAGGCGGCCGCTTCGCTCAACTCGGCCCAACCGCCCAGGCTCGCTTCATTCACCCCGCGGACGGGCAGCGGCATGGTCGCCAGCGTGACCGCGCAGTTCGAGGATCCCGACGGCATCGCGGATATCGATGTCGT encodes the following:
- a CDS encoding BACON domain-containing carbohydrate-binding protein → MQTLYRNVIEPTERIPLAWTGTLGSCDPGATSQAYRDAVFQRINWFRGMAGVPAGIVSEDTNTSKAAKAALMMSANGQLNHFPPSNWTCYSGEGAEAAGKSNLCFRPEPIDTGCVAGYMRDWGGTNAPVGHRRWILYPQSQSMSTGDVDATGGAYPANALWVVPAVSLPRPATRDPFVAWPPKGFVPYQTVYPRWSFSLTGADFASAAVSMFRGASPVPANIEHRGGPYGESTLVWAANNLNPTDYAVNWPKPQGEETIHVTISNVVVNGTPQSFDYDVVIFDPGSGGCAFQLGPPSPLAAPATGLASHTVSVTTQSGCEWFAATSASWISLTGPTAGSGPGSVKFAIASNPTTTARSGSVQIAGIAYVVNQAAASLNSAQPPRLASFTPRTGSGMVASVTAQFEDPDGIADIDVVNLLINSALDGRSACYLAYNRASNILYLVNDGGNGLLPGLILNGQGSLSNGACTIQGNGTSAKPVGNVLELKLAILYQPSFQGDKVVYVAGRDKAGKNSGWLTAGVWRVPEPAGSFAVESLQTRVGSGTYTPVTAVIRYPAAAANITNAQLLINGDLNGNQACYVGFVIETREVYLVKDEGPAAGLLGPLHAGTGGTLANSQCRITAPGISISGADLTLTVGVDALGSFRGSKLVYAAAQRIAGSAVAENTGWRPMGIWNIP